One genomic segment of Amycolatopsis sp. WQ 127309 includes these proteins:
- the dinB gene encoding DNA polymerase IV: MTAEGPILHADLDSFYASVEQRDDPGLKGRPVIVGGGVVLAASYEAKAYGVRTAMGGAQARRLCPHAVVVPPRMSAYSAASKAVFEVFRDTTPLVEGISIDEAFLDVGGLAKIAGRPSAVAERLRQAVAERAGLPITVGVARTKFLAKVASRVAKPDGLLVVPHDAELAFLHPLPVGALWGVGKVTEEKLRACGITTVGQLAASEPVDLAGLLGRGAGRHLHALAHNRDPRVVETGVRRRSIGAQRALGRGRRTPAELDVVLVALIDRIARRLRAAHRICRTVTIRLRFADFTRATRSCTLTEPTEGTGRLLAAARELLEAALPLIADRGITLLGASLSNLTGDDHVQLALPFERRRATQLDTAVDSVRDRFGKAAVTRAVLLGRPAEPEMPLLPD, from the coding sequence ATGACCGCCGAGGGCCCCATCCTCCACGCCGACCTCGACTCCTTCTACGCGTCGGTCGAGCAGCGCGACGACCCGGGACTGAAGGGCCGGCCGGTCATCGTCGGCGGCGGGGTGGTGCTGGCGGCGAGTTACGAGGCCAAGGCCTACGGCGTGCGCACCGCGATGGGCGGCGCGCAGGCCCGGCGGCTGTGCCCGCACGCCGTCGTCGTGCCGCCGCGGATGTCCGCCTATTCGGCCGCGAGCAAGGCGGTGTTCGAGGTCTTCCGCGACACCACCCCGCTGGTGGAGGGCATCTCCATCGACGAGGCCTTCCTCGACGTCGGCGGATTGGCCAAGATCGCCGGACGGCCGAGCGCGGTCGCCGAGCGGCTGCGGCAAGCGGTCGCCGAGCGGGCCGGGCTGCCGATCACGGTCGGCGTCGCGCGGACGAAGTTCCTCGCCAAGGTCGCCAGCCGGGTGGCGAAGCCGGACGGCCTGCTCGTCGTGCCGCACGACGCGGAGCTGGCGTTCCTGCACCCGCTGCCGGTCGGGGCGCTGTGGGGCGTCGGGAAGGTGACCGAGGAGAAGCTGCGGGCGTGCGGGATCACCACGGTGGGCCAGCTGGCCGCGTCCGAGCCGGTGGACCTCGCCGGCCTGCTGGGCCGCGGCGCCGGGCGGCACCTGCACGCGCTGGCGCACAACCGCGACCCGCGCGTCGTCGAGACCGGCGTGCGGCGCCGGTCGATCGGCGCCCAGCGGGCCCTCGGGCGCGGCCGGCGGACCCCGGCCGAGCTCGACGTCGTCCTCGTGGCCCTGATCGACCGCATCGCCCGGCGGCTGCGCGCCGCCCACCGCATCTGCCGCACGGTGACGATCCGCCTGCGCTTCGCCGACTTCACCCGGGCGACGCGCTCGTGCACGCTGACCGAGCCGACCGAGGGCACCGGCCGGCTGCTCGCCGCGGCGCGCGAGCTCCTGGAGGCCGCGCTGCCGCTGATCGCCGACCGCGGGATCACGCTGCTCGGCGCGTCCCTGTCCAACCTGACCGGTGACGACCACGTCCAGCTGGCCCTCCCGTTCGAACGCCGGCGGGCCACCCAGCTCGACACGGCCGTGGACTCGGTGCGGGACCGGTTCGGGAAAGCGGCCGTCACCCGCGCGGTTCTGCTGGGCCGTCCGGCCGAGCCTGAGATGCCGCTGCTGCCCGATTGA
- a CDS encoding Lsr2 family protein: MAQRVHVEMVDDLDGSEANQTVPFALDGVSFEIDLSEENASALRDELARYVGAARRIGGRKVRLATGQSLTGASGSGTDRERNRQIREWAQDNGYEVAERGRLSSEIIAGFEEHQAAAAEPAEAKPARKRATRKKA; the protein is encoded by the coding sequence ATGGCGCAACGGGTGCACGTCGAGATGGTGGACGACCTCGACGGGAGCGAGGCGAACCAGACCGTCCCCTTCGCCCTCGACGGGGTGAGCTTCGAGATCGACCTCTCCGAGGAGAACGCTTCGGCGCTGCGGGACGAGCTCGCCCGCTACGTCGGCGCCGCACGGCGCATCGGCGGCCGCAAGGTCCGCCTCGCGACGGGCCAGTCGCTGACGGGCGCGTCGGGCTCGGGCACCGACCGCGAGCGCAACCGGCAGATCCGGGAGTGGGCGCAGGACAACGGCTACGAGGTAGCCGAGCGCGGCCGCCTCTCCAGCGAGATCATCGCCGGTTTCGAGGAACACCAGGCCGCGGCGGCCGAACCGGCAGAAGCCAAGCCGGCTCGCAAGCGCGCAACCCGCAAGAAGGCCTGA
- a CDS encoding OFA family MFS transporter translates to MSQVRELRDVYGRRYRVGETDLELLGRPRGRITWLAAAGMLAAGVQQYGFGAIVPELSRAHGWTFGAIVLTFALWAVCQAGIAFPAAWLRERGTLPAPAAMTLGAVLCAAGLVTLGHAGSLLTVFLGYSVLGGLGTGLVYATCVGAVLAWFPDRSGPSAGVVSGAFAWGSVPFVVLAALLPDVRPVLLDATAAVVLVVIAGCGALLRYPPRHWWPATPEPRAWALDRTHNRHPAIRHYRPAELFRCGTTLALYLVVVLAAAVLLFDLAYLATFVAERSGPGLAAAALALLAAATGSGRLLIGRLADRLGRRRILRLALLAGGVAQFVLYYSGEHRHAVGLLLGVMLAGLGNGCCYTLLVGLVREYFGEESALQNFGILYSAKAVGAVVGVGLAAVGLLGAFAVAGVLSLAGALLTGRLTQPGRPKSLLPAA, encoded by the coding sequence ATGTCCCAAGTCCGCGAGCTCCGGGACGTCTACGGACGCCGGTACCGGGTCGGGGAGACCGACCTCGAGCTGCTCGGCCGGCCGCGCGGCCGGATCACCTGGCTCGCCGCGGCGGGGATGCTCGCCGCCGGGGTGCAGCAGTACGGCTTCGGCGCGATCGTGCCCGAGCTGAGCCGGGCGCACGGCTGGACGTTCGGCGCGATCGTCCTCACCTTCGCGCTGTGGGCCGTCTGTCAGGCCGGGATCGCCTTCCCCGCCGCGTGGCTGCGCGAACGCGGCACACTGCCCGCGCCCGCCGCGATGACGCTCGGCGCGGTCCTGTGCGCCGCCGGGCTGGTCACCCTCGGGCACGCCGGCAGCCTGCTCACCGTGTTCCTCGGCTACTCCGTGCTCGGCGGCCTCGGCACCGGCCTCGTCTACGCCACCTGCGTCGGCGCCGTGCTGGCCTGGTTCCCGGACCGCTCCGGCCCGAGCGCGGGTGTCGTCAGCGGCGCCTTCGCCTGGGGGAGCGTGCCTTTCGTCGTGCTGGCCGCCCTGCTGCCGGACGTCCGCCCGGTGCTGCTCGACGCGACCGCCGCCGTGGTGCTCGTCGTGATCGCCGGGTGCGGCGCCCTGCTGCGCTACCCGCCGCGGCACTGGTGGCCCGCGACGCCGGAGCCGCGCGCGTGGGCCCTGGACAGGACGCACAACCGGCACCCGGCGATCCGGCACTACCGGCCCGCCGAACTGTTCCGCTGCGGCACCACCCTCGCGCTGTACCTCGTCGTTGTGCTCGCCGCCGCGGTGCTGTTGTTCGACCTCGCGTACCTGGCGACGTTCGTCGCCGAGCGCAGCGGACCCGGCCTCGCCGCCGCCGCGCTGGCCCTGCTCGCCGCGGCCACCGGGTCCGGCCGGCTGCTCATCGGACGGCTCGCCGACCGGCTCGGCCGCCGCCGGATCCTGCGCCTGGCCCTGCTCGCCGGCGGGGTCGCGCAGTTCGTCCTGTACTACTCGGGCGAGCACCGCCACGCCGTCGGCCTGCTGCTCGGCGTCATGCTGGCCGGGCTCGGCAACGGCTGCTGCTACACGCTGCTGGTCGGTCTGGTCCGCGAGTACTTCGGGGAAGAGTCGGCCCTGCAGAACTTCGGGATCCTGTACAGCGCCAAGGCCGTCGGCGCCGTCGTCGGGGTCGGGCTCGCCGCGGTCGGCCTGCTGGGCGCGTTCGCCGTCGCCGGGGTGCTGAGCCTCGCCGGGGCGCTGCTCACCGGCCGTCTCACCCAGCCCGGCCGGCCGAAGTCCCTGCTGCCCGCGGCGTAG
- a CDS encoding NAD-dependent formate dehydrogenase: MAKVLCVLYDDPVDGYPKTYPRDDLPHLDGYPGGQTLPTPQGVDFTPGQLLGSVSGELGLRKFLESRGHTLVVTSDKDGEGSEFDRELADAEIVISQPFWPAYLTPERIARAPKLKLAVTAGIGSDHVDLDAAIAHGVTVAEVTYCNSISVAEHVVMMILSQVRNYLPAHQVVLDGGWNIADCVARSYDVEGMHIGTVAAGRIGTAVLRRLAPFDVHLHYTDRHRLPAEVERELNLTFHPSAAEMVPHCDVVTINAPLHPETEGLFGDELIASMKRGAYLINTARAKIADRDAVVRALESGQLAGYAGDVWYPQPAPADHPWRTMPYQGMTPHISGSSLSAQARYAAGTREILEDYFGGSPIRDEYLIVDGGKLAGTGAHSYSTR, from the coding sequence GTGGCAAAGGTGCTGTGCGTGCTCTACGACGACCCGGTGGACGGCTACCCGAAGACCTACCCGCGTGACGACCTGCCGCACCTGGACGGCTACCCCGGCGGCCAGACCCTGCCCACCCCGCAGGGTGTGGACTTCACCCCCGGGCAACTGCTCGGCAGCGTCTCCGGTGAGCTCGGGCTGCGGAAGTTCCTGGAGTCGCGGGGACACACGCTCGTCGTCACCTCCGACAAGGACGGCGAAGGCTCGGAGTTCGACCGCGAGCTCGCCGACGCCGAGATCGTGATCTCCCAGCCGTTCTGGCCCGCCTACCTCACCCCCGAGCGGATCGCCCGGGCGCCGAAGCTGAAGCTGGCCGTCACGGCCGGGATCGGCTCGGACCACGTCGACCTCGACGCGGCCATCGCCCACGGCGTCACGGTCGCCGAAGTCACCTACTGCAACAGCATCAGCGTCGCCGAGCACGTCGTGATGATGATCCTCTCGCAGGTGCGCAACTACCTGCCGGCGCACCAGGTCGTGCTGGACGGCGGCTGGAACATCGCCGACTGCGTCGCGCGCTCCTACGACGTCGAGGGCATGCACATCGGCACGGTCGCGGCCGGGCGGATCGGCACCGCCGTGCTGCGGCGGCTGGCGCCGTTCGACGTCCACCTGCACTACACCGACCGGCACCGGCTGCCGGCCGAGGTCGAGCGGGAGCTGAACCTCACCTTCCACCCGAGTGCCGCGGAGATGGTGCCGCACTGCGACGTCGTGACGATCAACGCGCCGCTGCACCCGGAGACCGAAGGCCTGTTCGGCGACGAGCTGATCGCGTCGATGAAGCGCGGCGCGTACCTGATCAACACGGCGCGGGCGAAGATCGCCGACCGCGACGCCGTGGTCCGCGCGCTCGAGAGCGGCCAGCTGGCCGGGTACGCGGGCGACGTCTGGTACCCGCAGCCCGCGCCGGCCGACCACCCGTGGCGGACGATGCCGTACCAGGGCATGACCCCGCACATCTCCGGGTCGTCGCTCTCGGCGCAGGCGCGCTACGCGGCGGGGACGCGCGAGATCCTGGAGGACTACTTCGGGGGATCGCCGATCCGCGACGAGTACCTGATCGTCGACGGCGGCAAGCTCGCCGGCACCGGCGCGCACTCCTACTCGACGCGCTGA